A DNA window from Gorilla gorilla gorilla isolate KB3781 chromosome 6, NHGRI_mGorGor1-v2.1_pri, whole genome shotgun sequence contains the following coding sequences:
- the LOC129523896 gene encoding putative uncharacterized protein FLJ46235, with protein MIWASTGQRHREAGGGPKELDWRKFWPYKGWKELSQKRPQTASDQWAPPGPAWASQRPLQTQVILKSASPGPAPASRWPLQQATCFGSAPAQLPPAFGPPKLSPAKLFRPTSCLLVACTGPALAGEQPLQAPLLPPRGLSRPSSRPTVASWGQVPACLPAARERPSSSLRVACLGPTRASGTLSRGVSPCLTLASLMLREVLPHAGLLRPSSCLWWPLQVQPLPVGGL; from the exons ATGATCTGGGCCTCAACAGGTCAGC GCCACCGCGAGGCAGGAGGTGGGCCTAAAGAGCTTGACTGGAGAAAGTTTTGGCCCTACAAAGGCTGGaaggagctgagccaaaagag gccccaaacgGCCTCCGATCAGTGGGCTCCTCcaggcccagcttgggcctcccagCGGCCTCTGCAGACCCAAGTCATCCtgaagtcggcctctccaggcccagctccggcctcccggtggcctctccag caagcaaccTGTTTtggctcagctcctgcccagctcccgcCGGCCTTTGGACCCCCcaaactttctccagccaagctcttcaggcctacctcctgcctcctggtggcctgtacgggcccagctctggctggagaacagcctctgcaggccccgctcttgcctcccaggggcctctccaggcccagctctcgccccacgGTGGCCtcctggggccaagtccctgcctgcctcccggCAGCCCGTgagcggcccagctcctccctcagggTGGCCTGTTTAGGCCCAACTCGTGCCTCTGGCACCCTGTCCagaggcgtgagcccctgcctcacactggcctctCTCATGCTGAGAGAGGTCCTCCCTCACGCTGGCCTGTTGAGGCCCAGCTCATGTCTCTGGTGGCCTCTCCAGGTCCAGCCCCTGCCTGTTGGCGGCCTCTAG